A single window of Drosophila suzukii chromosome 3, CBGP_Dsuzu_IsoJpt1.0, whole genome shotgun sequence DNA harbors:
- the Irk2 gene encoding G protein-activated inward rectifier potassium channel 3 isoform X1 produces MRFNFSTHSAAPTTTTTTQANGGDKAAQPLKKAIEADPDSLDSVISNPQSYPITIVPNRPTSFYGLSPNGKASGFPRSQPSCRSRNFRPGSMRRVRRRAVFKNGDCNVVQKHLQRRRVRFLQDMYTTMVDWQWRWTLLAFALSFILSWLFFALIWWLIVYTHGDLEEPHMPDNQEESGWAPCVSAIDGFTSCFLFSIETQHTIGYGVRTTSPECPEAIFMMCFQSIYGVMSSAFMAGIVFAKMTRAKQRAQTLLFSKHAVICQRDGCLSLMFRVGDMRKSHIIGAGVRAQLIRTKSTKEGEVMTQYFTELEIGTDDSGSDLFFIWPMVIEHKIDENSPLYNLNATDMLQDKFEIVVILEGTVESTGQSTQARSSYINTEILWGHRFDPVVLYNKDLQAYEIDYGRFNETTQVDTPLCSARELNEIYKIQEGFRTPGFLTAFPSLQSKCSCSSGYQTPGRQSRLRWQLSVPL; encoded by the exons ATGCGATTCAATTTCTCCACCCACTCGGCGGCGCccaccacaacaacaaccacgCAGGCAAATGGTGGCGATAAGGCGGCCCAACCTCTGAAGAAGGCCATCGAAGCGGATCCCGATTCGCTGGACAGTGTGATCAGCAATCCGCAATCCTATCCCATCACCATAGTGCCCAATCGGCCGACCAGCTTCTATGGCCTATCCCCAAATGGCAAGGCGAGCGGCTTTCCGCGATCCCAACCGAGCTGCAG ATCTCGCAATTTCCGGCCTGGCAGCATGAGAAGAGTTCGCCGGCGAGCGGTTTTCAAGAATGGAGACTGCAATGTGGTGCAGAAGCACCTCCAAAGACGCAGGGTTCGTTTCCTGCAGGACATGTACACCACCATGGTGGATTGGCAGTGGCGGTGGACCCTCCTGGCCTTCGCCCTCAGCTTCATCCTCTCATGGCTCTTCTTCGCGCTCATCTGGTGGCTAATAGTCTACACACACGGAGATTTGGAGGAGCCCCACATGCCCGATAACCAAG AGGAATCTGGCTGGGCGCCCTGTGTTTCTGCCATCGATGGCTTCACTTCCTGCTTCCTGTTCTCCATCGAAACGCAGCACACTATTGGCTACGGAGTGAGGACCACTTCCCCCGAGTGTCCAGAGGCCATCTTCATGATGTGCTTCCAGTCCATCTACGGCGTAATGTCATCCGCCTTTATGGCCGGCATTGTTTTCGCCAAGATGACGAGGGCTAAGCAAAGGGCTCAGACTCTGTTGTTTTCCAAACACGCGGTTATTTGCCAGCGGGATGGCTGCCTTTCCCTGATGTTCCGGGTGGGCGACATGCGGAAGTCCCACATCATCGGGGCCGGAGTGAGGGCCCAGTTAATAAGGACGAAGAGCACCAAGGAGGGCGAGGTGATGACGCAGTACTTCACGGAACTGGAGATCGGCACCGATGACTCCGGCTCCGATTTGTTCTTCATCTGGCCCATGGTCATCGAGCACAAGATCGACGAGAACTCGCCGCTATACAATCTGAATGCCACCGATATGCTGCAGGATAAATTCGAAATCGTGGTGATCCTCGAGGGCACCGTAGAGTCCACTGGCCAGAGCACTCAGGCCAGATCCAGCTACATAAACACCGAGATCCTGTGGGGCCATCGCTTCGATCCGGTGGTGCTGTACAACAAGGATCTGCAGGCCTACGAGATAGACTATGGTCGTTTCAACGAAACCACTCAGGTGGACACTCCACTGTGCAGTGCCCGGGAGTTGAACGAGATCTACAAGATCCAGGAGGGATTCCGCACACCAG GTTTCCTTACAGCTTTCCCCTCGCTCCAATCCAAGTGCTCCTGCAGTTCCGGCTATCAGACACCTGGAAGGCAGAGCCGCCTGCGCTGGCAGCTCTCGGTGCCCTTGTAG
- the LOC108007793 gene encoding E3 ubiquitin-protein ligase TRIM39, translating into MTADPCIFCLDEQRFPHRLPCGHSFCTECFQRYLELGRDSRCPLCRRDFRPVRQTSPPEETSPEEPAPENEMDTLVLTLSEQECRFFEQLYRDLRLASSYFF; encoded by the coding sequence ATGACCGCTGACCCGTGCATATTCTGTTTAGATGAGCAGAGGTTTCCGCACCGCTTACCCTGCGGTCACTCCTTCTGCACGGAGTGCTTCCAGAGGTACTTGGAGCTGGGTCGGGACTCGCGGTGTCCACTGTGCAGACGCGACTTCAGGCCGGTCCGCCAGACTTCTCCCCCCGAAGAGACTTCTCCAGAGGAACCCGCACCTGAGAACGAGATGGACACTCTGGTGCTGACCCTTTCGGAACAGGAGTGCCGGTTCTTTGAGCAGCTCTACAGGGACTTACGATTGGCCAGcagttattttttttag
- the Irk2 gene encoding G protein-activated inward rectifier potassium channel 3 isoform X3: MQVPLSDVQVLQDPADAETLVGGDKEEETFAHMKEWKRQYMRGISHTPSQAGVYYEALKGSSHSLAKGSRNFRPGSMRRVRRRAVFKNGDCNVVQKHLQRRRVRFLQDMYTTMVDWQWRWTLLAFALSFILSWLFFALIWWLIVYTHGDLEEPHMPDNQEESGWAPCVSAIDGFTSCFLFSIETQHTIGYGVRTTSPECPEAIFMMCFQSIYGVMSSAFMAGIVFAKMTRAKQRAQTLLFSKHAVICQRDGCLSLMFRVGDMRKSHIIGAGVRAQLIRTKSTKEGEVMTQYFTELEIGTDDSGSDLFFIWPMVIEHKIDENSPLYNLNATDMLQDKFEIVVILEGTVESTGQSTQARSSYINTEILWGHRFDPVVLYNKDLQAYEIDYGRFNETTQVDTPLCSARELNEIYKIQEGFRTPGFLTAFPSLQSKCSCSSGYQTPGRQSRLRWQLSVPL; this comes from the exons ATGCAGGTGCCGCTCAGTGATGTCCAGGTCCTGCAGGATCCCGCCGATGCCGAGACCCTTGTGGGCGGCGACAAAGAGGAGGAGACCTTCGCCCATATGAAGGAGTGGAAGCGCCAGTACATGCGGGGCATCTCGCACACGCCCTCGCAGGCGGGAGTCTACTACGAGGCTCTGAAGGGATCCAGCCACTCGCTGGCCAAAGG ATCTCGCAATTTCCGGCCTGGCAGCATGAGAAGAGTTCGCCGGCGAGCGGTTTTCAAGAATGGAGACTGCAATGTGGTGCAGAAGCACCTCCAAAGACGCAGGGTTCGTTTCCTGCAGGACATGTACACCACCATGGTGGATTGGCAGTGGCGGTGGACCCTCCTGGCCTTCGCCCTCAGCTTCATCCTCTCATGGCTCTTCTTCGCGCTCATCTGGTGGCTAATAGTCTACACACACGGAGATTTGGAGGAGCCCCACATGCCCGATAACCAAG AGGAATCTGGCTGGGCGCCCTGTGTTTCTGCCATCGATGGCTTCACTTCCTGCTTCCTGTTCTCCATCGAAACGCAGCACACTATTGGCTACGGAGTGAGGACCACTTCCCCCGAGTGTCCAGAGGCCATCTTCATGATGTGCTTCCAGTCCATCTACGGCGTAATGTCATCCGCCTTTATGGCCGGCATTGTTTTCGCCAAGATGACGAGGGCTAAGCAAAGGGCTCAGACTCTGTTGTTTTCCAAACACGCGGTTATTTGCCAGCGGGATGGCTGCCTTTCCCTGATGTTCCGGGTGGGCGACATGCGGAAGTCCCACATCATCGGGGCCGGAGTGAGGGCCCAGTTAATAAGGACGAAGAGCACCAAGGAGGGCGAGGTGATGACGCAGTACTTCACGGAACTGGAGATCGGCACCGATGACTCCGGCTCCGATTTGTTCTTCATCTGGCCCATGGTCATCGAGCACAAGATCGACGAGAACTCGCCGCTATACAATCTGAATGCCACCGATATGCTGCAGGATAAATTCGAAATCGTGGTGATCCTCGAGGGCACCGTAGAGTCCACTGGCCAGAGCACTCAGGCCAGATCCAGCTACATAAACACCGAGATCCTGTGGGGCCATCGCTTCGATCCGGTGGTGCTGTACAACAAGGATCTGCAGGCCTACGAGATAGACTATGGTCGTTTCAACGAAACCACTCAGGTGGACACTCCACTGTGCAGTGCCCGGGAGTTGAACGAGATCTACAAGATCCAGGAGGGATTCCGCACACCAG GTTTCCTTACAGCTTTCCCCTCGCTCCAATCCAAGTGCTCCTGCAGTTCCGGCTATCAGACACCTGGAAGGCAGAGCCGCCTGCGCTGGCAGCTCTCGGTGCCCTTGTAG
- the Irk2 gene encoding G protein-activated inward rectifier potassium channel 3 isoform X2, protein MRFNFSTHSAAPTTTTTTQANGGDKAAQPLKKAIEADPDSLDSVISNPQSYPITIVPNRPTSFYGLSPNGKASGFPRSQPSCRSRNFRPGSMRRVRRRAVFKNGDCNVVQKHLQRRRVRFLQDMYTTMVDWQWRWTLLAFALSFILSWLFFALIWWLIVYTHGDLEEPHMPDNQEESGWAPCVSAIDGFTSCFLFSIETQHTIGYGVRTTSPECPEAIFMMCFQSIYGVMSSAFMAGIVFAKMTRAKQRAQTLLFSKHAVICQRDGCLSLMFRVGDMRKSHIIGAGVRAQLIRTKSTKEGEVMTQYFTELEIGTDDSGSDLFFIWPMVIEHKIDENSPLYNLNATDMLQDKFEIVVILEGTVESTGQSTQARSSYINTEILWGHRFDPVVLYNKDLQAYEIDYGRFNETTQVDTPLCSARELNEIYKIQEGFRTPAFPSLQSKCSCSSGYQTPGRQSRLRWQLSVPL, encoded by the exons ATGCGATTCAATTTCTCCACCCACTCGGCGGCGCccaccacaacaacaaccacgCAGGCAAATGGTGGCGATAAGGCGGCCCAACCTCTGAAGAAGGCCATCGAAGCGGATCCCGATTCGCTGGACAGTGTGATCAGCAATCCGCAATCCTATCCCATCACCATAGTGCCCAATCGGCCGACCAGCTTCTATGGCCTATCCCCAAATGGCAAGGCGAGCGGCTTTCCGCGATCCCAACCGAGCTGCAG ATCTCGCAATTTCCGGCCTGGCAGCATGAGAAGAGTTCGCCGGCGAGCGGTTTTCAAGAATGGAGACTGCAATGTGGTGCAGAAGCACCTCCAAAGACGCAGGGTTCGTTTCCTGCAGGACATGTACACCACCATGGTGGATTGGCAGTGGCGGTGGACCCTCCTGGCCTTCGCCCTCAGCTTCATCCTCTCATGGCTCTTCTTCGCGCTCATCTGGTGGCTAATAGTCTACACACACGGAGATTTGGAGGAGCCCCACATGCCCGATAACCAAG AGGAATCTGGCTGGGCGCCCTGTGTTTCTGCCATCGATGGCTTCACTTCCTGCTTCCTGTTCTCCATCGAAACGCAGCACACTATTGGCTACGGAGTGAGGACCACTTCCCCCGAGTGTCCAGAGGCCATCTTCATGATGTGCTTCCAGTCCATCTACGGCGTAATGTCATCCGCCTTTATGGCCGGCATTGTTTTCGCCAAGATGACGAGGGCTAAGCAAAGGGCTCAGACTCTGTTGTTTTCCAAACACGCGGTTATTTGCCAGCGGGATGGCTGCCTTTCCCTGATGTTCCGGGTGGGCGACATGCGGAAGTCCCACATCATCGGGGCCGGAGTGAGGGCCCAGTTAATAAGGACGAAGAGCACCAAGGAGGGCGAGGTGATGACGCAGTACTTCACGGAACTGGAGATCGGCACCGATGACTCCGGCTCCGATTTGTTCTTCATCTGGCCCATGGTCATCGAGCACAAGATCGACGAGAACTCGCCGCTATACAATCTGAATGCCACCGATATGCTGCAGGATAAATTCGAAATCGTGGTGATCCTCGAGGGCACCGTAGAGTCCACTGGCCAGAGCACTCAGGCCAGATCCAGCTACATAAACACCGAGATCCTGTGGGGCCATCGCTTCGATCCGGTGGTGCTGTACAACAAGGATCTGCAGGCCTACGAGATAGACTATGGTCGTTTCAACGAAACCACTCAGGTGGACACTCCACTGTGCAGTGCCCGGGAGTTGAACGAGATCTACAAGATCCAGGAGGGATTCCGCACACCAG CTTTCCCCTCGCTCCAATCCAAGTGCTCCTGCAGTTCCGGCTATCAGACACCTGGAAGGCAGAGCCGCCTGCGCTGGCAGCTCTCGGTGCCCTTGTAG
- the Irk2 gene encoding G protein-activated inward rectifier potassium channel 3 isoform X4 gives MQVPLSDVQVLQDPADAETLVGGDKEEETFAHMKEWKRQYMRGISHTPSQAGVYYEALKGSSHSLAKGSRNFRPGSMRRVRRRAVFKNGDCNVVQKHLQRRRVRFLQDMYTTMVDWQWRWTLLAFALSFILSWLFFALIWWLIVYTHGDLEEPHMPDNQEESGWAPCVSAIDGFTSCFLFSIETQHTIGYGVRTTSPECPEAIFMMCFQSIYGVMSSAFMAGIVFAKMTRAKQRAQTLLFSKHAVICQRDGCLSLMFRVGDMRKSHIIGAGVRAQLIRTKSTKEGEVMTQYFTELEIGTDDSGSDLFFIWPMVIEHKIDENSPLYNLNATDMLQDKFEIVVILEGTVESTGQSTQARSSYINTEILWGHRFDPVVLYNKDLQAYEIDYGRFNETTQVDTPLCSARELNEIYKIQEGFRTPAFPSLQSKCSCSSGYQTPGRQSRLRWQLSVPL, from the exons ATGCAGGTGCCGCTCAGTGATGTCCAGGTCCTGCAGGATCCCGCCGATGCCGAGACCCTTGTGGGCGGCGACAAAGAGGAGGAGACCTTCGCCCATATGAAGGAGTGGAAGCGCCAGTACATGCGGGGCATCTCGCACACGCCCTCGCAGGCGGGAGTCTACTACGAGGCTCTGAAGGGATCCAGCCACTCGCTGGCCAAAGG ATCTCGCAATTTCCGGCCTGGCAGCATGAGAAGAGTTCGCCGGCGAGCGGTTTTCAAGAATGGAGACTGCAATGTGGTGCAGAAGCACCTCCAAAGACGCAGGGTTCGTTTCCTGCAGGACATGTACACCACCATGGTGGATTGGCAGTGGCGGTGGACCCTCCTGGCCTTCGCCCTCAGCTTCATCCTCTCATGGCTCTTCTTCGCGCTCATCTGGTGGCTAATAGTCTACACACACGGAGATTTGGAGGAGCCCCACATGCCCGATAACCAAG AGGAATCTGGCTGGGCGCCCTGTGTTTCTGCCATCGATGGCTTCACTTCCTGCTTCCTGTTCTCCATCGAAACGCAGCACACTATTGGCTACGGAGTGAGGACCACTTCCCCCGAGTGTCCAGAGGCCATCTTCATGATGTGCTTCCAGTCCATCTACGGCGTAATGTCATCCGCCTTTATGGCCGGCATTGTTTTCGCCAAGATGACGAGGGCTAAGCAAAGGGCTCAGACTCTGTTGTTTTCCAAACACGCGGTTATTTGCCAGCGGGATGGCTGCCTTTCCCTGATGTTCCGGGTGGGCGACATGCGGAAGTCCCACATCATCGGGGCCGGAGTGAGGGCCCAGTTAATAAGGACGAAGAGCACCAAGGAGGGCGAGGTGATGACGCAGTACTTCACGGAACTGGAGATCGGCACCGATGACTCCGGCTCCGATTTGTTCTTCATCTGGCCCATGGTCATCGAGCACAAGATCGACGAGAACTCGCCGCTATACAATCTGAATGCCACCGATATGCTGCAGGATAAATTCGAAATCGTGGTGATCCTCGAGGGCACCGTAGAGTCCACTGGCCAGAGCACTCAGGCCAGATCCAGCTACATAAACACCGAGATCCTGTGGGGCCATCGCTTCGATCCGGTGGTGCTGTACAACAAGGATCTGCAGGCCTACGAGATAGACTATGGTCGTTTCAACGAAACCACTCAGGTGGACACTCCACTGTGCAGTGCCCGGGAGTTGAACGAGATCTACAAGATCCAGGAGGGATTCCGCACACCAG CTTTCCCCTCGCTCCAATCCAAGTGCTCCTGCAGTTCCGGCTATCAGACACCTGGAAGGCAGAGCCGCCTGCGCTGGCAGCTCTCGGTGCCCTTGTAG